Proteins co-encoded in one Hirundo rustica isolate bHirRus1 chromosome 18, bHirRus1.pri.v3, whole genome shotgun sequence genomic window:
- the LOC120761107 gene encoding urotensin-2 receptor-like: MEPNGTAAAGDNGTAAAAASGGAGPGGGPLLIPSAFGTVLSVMYVAGVAGNVYTLVVMCHSARCAAPMYSSIVSLALADLLYLSTIPFIVCTYLAQDWYFGDLGCRILLSLDLLTMHASIFTLTLMCTERYLAVTRPLDTLKRSRGYRKVTAGVVWSVSLLLTLPMMLMVTLTEGGKAEGKVKRMCAPTWSVDAYRTYLTVLFSTSIMAPGIIIGFLYTRLARTYLESQRNPPHKEKSKRSPRQKVLIMIFSIVLVFWACFLPFWIWQLVRLYSSSLQLTTQTQKCINYLVTCLTYSNSCINPFLYTLLTKNYREYLRNRHRNFYRFTSSFRKRGSNLQCSWGRSMSSSNQYDYSSEALGMATLKDK; the protein is encoded by the coding sequence atGGAGCCCAACGggacggcggcggcgggggaCAACgggacggcggcggcggcggcgagcggcggggccggccccggggGCGGCCCCCTGCTCATCCCCTCGGCCTTCGGGACGGTGCTGTCGGTGATGTACGTGGCCGGGGTGGCCGGCAACGTCTACACGCTGGTGGTGATGTGCCACTCGGCGCGCTGCGCCGCCCCCATGTACAGCTCCATCGTCAGCCTGGCCCTGGCCGACCTGCTCTACCTCTCCACCATCCCCTTCATCGTCTGCACCTACCTGGCTCAGGACTGGTACTTCGGGGACCTGGGGTGCCGCATCCTGCTCAGCCTGGACCTGCTCACCATGCACGCCAGCATCTTCACCCTCACCCTCATGTGCACCGAGCGCTACCTGGCCGTCACCCGGCCCCTGGACACCCTGAAGCGGTCGCGGGGCTACCGGAAGGTCACGGCGGGGGTCGTGTGGTCGGTGTCGCTGCTGCTCACGCTGCCCATGATGCTGATGGTGACGCTGACCGAGGGGGGCAAGGCGGAGGGCAAGGTGAAGAGGATGTGCGCGCCCACCTGGAGCGTGGACGCCTACCGGACCTACCTGACCGTGCTCTTCAGCACCAGCATCATGGCCCCGGGCATCATCATCGGCTTCCTCTACACGCGCCTGGCCAGGACCTACCTGGAGTCGCAGAGGAACCCCCCCCACAAGGAGAAGAGCAAGAGATCCCCCCGGCAGAAGGTCCTCATCATGATTTTCAGCATCGTGCTGGTCTTCTGGGCCTGCTTCCTGCCCTTCTGGATCTGGCAGCTGGTGCGCCTctacagcagctccctgcagctcaccacccaaacccaaaagTGCATTAACTACCTGGTGACCTGCCTGACCTACAGCAACAGCTGCATCAACCCCTTCCTCTACACCCTGCTCACCAAAAACTACCGGGAGTACCTGCGCAACAGGCACCGCAACTTCTACAGGTTCACGTCGTCCTTCCGCAAGAGGGGCTCCAACCTGCAGTGCTCCTGGGGCCGCTCCATGTCCTCCAGCAACCAGTACGACTACAGCTCCGAGGCGCTGGGCATGGCCACGCTGAAGGAcaagtga